The proteins below are encoded in one region of Scleropages formosus chromosome 19, fSclFor1.1, whole genome shotgun sequence:
- the irf9 gene encoding interferon regulatory factor 9 isoform X1 yields MATPGRMRSTRKLRAWMVEQVNSGQYPGLMWDDAAKTMFRIPWKHAGKQDFRSDEDAAIFKAWAEFKGKLSETGRSDPASWKTRLRCALNKSPEFREVTERSQLDISEPYKVYRLVPISEQGVVQSQGRTGQKQSKKKRCRTQSDKEEENEIEEAKHMKVTSDITSVPLQPITLCVQQMPTEDSLNLQTNNDSESVAVLKNLGPVNEIQLNFMIETIPPPGDLPSLTVSIHYLGQEVLKRDIFGNDVRIAYYSSSPSPPPLSSLGVGGTGTERISLPEPPASLPNRPAFSALLPYMEKGVLLASTNVGIYAQRYCQGRVFWTGPHTSEPGPHKLERTSRPVMLFNRQTFQQELDEFSHNGGPSPQCGVTLCFGEELSESDDLASKLITVQISLPWATQRVQEAQSVKDSLAFIQEMTGQSPLGEVTLNLVSIA; encoded by the exons GTCAACAGCGGACAGTACCCGGGTCTCATGTGGGACGATGCTGCCAAGACCATGTTCCGGATCCCCTGGAAACACGCCGGCAAGCAGGACTTCCGCAGCGACGAAGATGCCGCCATCTTCAAG GCTTGGGCGGAGTTTAAGGGAAAGCTGTCGGAGACGGGACGCTCTGACCCCGCCTCCTGGAAAACCAGGCTCCGTTGCGCCCTCAACAAGAGTCCTGAGTTCAGAGAGGTCACCGAGAGGTCGCAGCTGGACATCTCCGAGCCCTACAAGGTCTATCGCTTGGTGCCAATATCAGAGCAAG GAGTGGTTCAAAGTCAAGGGAGGACTGGACAAAAACAGAGCAAGAAGAAAAGATGCAGAACTCAGTCggacaaagaggaagaaaatgaaatagaaGAGGCTAAACACATGAAAGTGACGAGTGACATCACAAGTGTCCCCTTACAGCCGATCACCTTG TGTGTCCAGCAGATGCCAACAGAGGACAGCTTGAATCTCCAGACCAACAACGACAGCGAATCGGTTGCTGTTTTGAAAAATTTGGGCC CGGTCAATGAGATCCAGTTGAACTTCATGATCGAGACCATCCCTCCTCCTGGAG ACCTTCCATCTCTTACTGTCTCCATCCACTATTTGGGCCAGGAGGTCTTGAAGCGAGACATTTTCGGGAACGATGTACGGATCGCCTACTACTCTTCGTCTCCCAGCCCCCCGCCGCTCTCCTCTTTGGGAGTAGGAGGCACGGGCACAGAGCGTATCTCACTTCCAGAGccccctgcctccctccctaACCGGCCGGCATTCTCCGCCTTGCTGCCCTACATGGAGAAGGGCGTGTTACTAGCGTCCACCAACGTGGGCATCTACGCCCAACGCTACTGCCAGGGCCGGGTGTTCTGGACAGGACCGCACACATCTGAGCCCGGCCCCCACAAGCTTGAGCGCACCAGTCGCCCAGTGATGCTTTTCAACAGACAGACCTTCCAGCAGG AACTGGACGAGTTCAGCCACAACGGAGGCCCGTCACCGCAGTGTGGGGTGACCctgtgctttggagaagagctgTCAGAATCAGATGACCTTGCCAGCAAACTCATCACTGTGCAG ATTTCACTTCCCTGGGCCACCCAGAGAGTCCAGGAAGCTCAGTCCGTCAAGGACTCGCTAGCCTTCATTCAAGAAATGACCGGTCAGTCTCCACTGGGCGAGGTTACGCTCAACCTGGTCTCCATCGCAtga
- the irf9 gene encoding interferon regulatory factor 9 isoform X2 — protein MATPGRMRSTRKLRAWMVEQVNSGQYPGLMWDDAAKTMFRIPWKHAGKQDFRSDEDAAIFKAWAEFKGKLSETGRSDPASWKTRLRCALNKSPEFREVTERSQLDISEPYKVYRLVPISEQGVVQSQGRTGQKQSKKKRCRTQSDKEEENEIEEAKHMKVTSDITSVPLQPITLMPTEDSLNLQTNNDSESVAVLKNLGPVNEIQLNFMIETIPPPGDLPSLTVSIHYLGQEVLKRDIFGNDVRIAYYSSSPSPPPLSSLGVGGTGTERISLPEPPASLPNRPAFSALLPYMEKGVLLASTNVGIYAQRYCQGRVFWTGPHTSEPGPHKLERTSRPVMLFNRQTFQQELDEFSHNGGPSPQCGVTLCFGEELSESDDLASKLITVQISLPWATQRVQEAQSVKDSLAFIQEMTGQSPLGEVTLNLVSIA, from the exons GTCAACAGCGGACAGTACCCGGGTCTCATGTGGGACGATGCTGCCAAGACCATGTTCCGGATCCCCTGGAAACACGCCGGCAAGCAGGACTTCCGCAGCGACGAAGATGCCGCCATCTTCAAG GCTTGGGCGGAGTTTAAGGGAAAGCTGTCGGAGACGGGACGCTCTGACCCCGCCTCCTGGAAAACCAGGCTCCGTTGCGCCCTCAACAAGAGTCCTGAGTTCAGAGAGGTCACCGAGAGGTCGCAGCTGGACATCTCCGAGCCCTACAAGGTCTATCGCTTGGTGCCAATATCAGAGCAAG GAGTGGTTCAAAGTCAAGGGAGGACTGGACAAAAACAGAGCAAGAAGAAAAGATGCAGAACTCAGTCggacaaagaggaagaaaatgaaatagaaGAGGCTAAACACATGAAAGTGACGAGTGACATCACAAGTGTCCCCTTACAGCCGATCACCTTG ATGCCAACAGAGGACAGCTTGAATCTCCAGACCAACAACGACAGCGAATCGGTTGCTGTTTTGAAAAATTTGGGCC CGGTCAATGAGATCCAGTTGAACTTCATGATCGAGACCATCCCTCCTCCTGGAG ACCTTCCATCTCTTACTGTCTCCATCCACTATTTGGGCCAGGAGGTCTTGAAGCGAGACATTTTCGGGAACGATGTACGGATCGCCTACTACTCTTCGTCTCCCAGCCCCCCGCCGCTCTCCTCTTTGGGAGTAGGAGGCACGGGCACAGAGCGTATCTCACTTCCAGAGccccctgcctccctccctaACCGGCCGGCATTCTCCGCCTTGCTGCCCTACATGGAGAAGGGCGTGTTACTAGCGTCCACCAACGTGGGCATCTACGCCCAACGCTACTGCCAGGGCCGGGTGTTCTGGACAGGACCGCACACATCTGAGCCCGGCCCCCACAAGCTTGAGCGCACCAGTCGCCCAGTGATGCTTTTCAACAGACAGACCTTCCAGCAGG AACTGGACGAGTTCAGCCACAACGGAGGCCCGTCACCGCAGTGTGGGGTGACCctgtgctttggagaagagctgTCAGAATCAGATGACCTTGCCAGCAAACTCATCACTGTGCAG ATTTCACTTCCCTGGGCCACCCAGAGAGTCCAGGAAGCTCAGTCCGTCAAGGACTCGCTAGCCTTCATTCAAGAAATGACCGGTCAGTCTCCACTGGGCGAGGTTACGCTCAACCTGGTCTCCATCGCAtga
- the irf9 gene encoding interferon regulatory factor 9 isoform X3, which translates to MATPGRMRSTRKLRAWMVEQVNSGQYPGLMWDDAAKTMFRIPWKHAGKQDFRSDEDAAIFKAWAEFKGKLSETGRSDPASWKTRLRCALNKSPEFREVTERSQLDISEPYKVYRLVPISEQGVVQSQGRTGQKQSKKKRCRTQSDKEEENEIEEAKHMKVTSDITSVPLQPITLCVQQMPTEDSLNLQTNNDSESVAVLKNLGHLPSLTVSIHYLGQEVLKRDIFGNDVRIAYYSSSPSPPPLSSLGVGGTGTERISLPEPPASLPNRPAFSALLPYMEKGVLLASTNVGIYAQRYCQGRVFWTGPHTSEPGPHKLERTSRPVMLFNRQTFQQELDEFSHNGGPSPQCGVTLCFGEELSESDDLASKLITVQISLPWATQRVQEAQSVKDSLAFIQEMTGQSPLGEVTLNLVSIA; encoded by the exons GTCAACAGCGGACAGTACCCGGGTCTCATGTGGGACGATGCTGCCAAGACCATGTTCCGGATCCCCTGGAAACACGCCGGCAAGCAGGACTTCCGCAGCGACGAAGATGCCGCCATCTTCAAG GCTTGGGCGGAGTTTAAGGGAAAGCTGTCGGAGACGGGACGCTCTGACCCCGCCTCCTGGAAAACCAGGCTCCGTTGCGCCCTCAACAAGAGTCCTGAGTTCAGAGAGGTCACCGAGAGGTCGCAGCTGGACATCTCCGAGCCCTACAAGGTCTATCGCTTGGTGCCAATATCAGAGCAAG GAGTGGTTCAAAGTCAAGGGAGGACTGGACAAAAACAGAGCAAGAAGAAAAGATGCAGAACTCAGTCggacaaagaggaagaaaatgaaatagaaGAGGCTAAACACATGAAAGTGACGAGTGACATCACAAGTGTCCCCTTACAGCCGATCACCTTG TGTGTCCAGCAGATGCCAACAGAGGACAGCTTGAATCTCCAGACCAACAACGACAGCGAATCGGTTGCTGTTTTGAAAAATTTGGGCC ACCTTCCATCTCTTACTGTCTCCATCCACTATTTGGGCCAGGAGGTCTTGAAGCGAGACATTTTCGGGAACGATGTACGGATCGCCTACTACTCTTCGTCTCCCAGCCCCCCGCCGCTCTCCTCTTTGGGAGTAGGAGGCACGGGCACAGAGCGTATCTCACTTCCAGAGccccctgcctccctccctaACCGGCCGGCATTCTCCGCCTTGCTGCCCTACATGGAGAAGGGCGTGTTACTAGCGTCCACCAACGTGGGCATCTACGCCCAACGCTACTGCCAGGGCCGGGTGTTCTGGACAGGACCGCACACATCTGAGCCCGGCCCCCACAAGCTTGAGCGCACCAGTCGCCCAGTGATGCTTTTCAACAGACAGACCTTCCAGCAGG AACTGGACGAGTTCAGCCACAACGGAGGCCCGTCACCGCAGTGTGGGGTGACCctgtgctttggagaagagctgTCAGAATCAGATGACCTTGCCAGCAAACTCATCACTGTGCAG ATTTCACTTCCCTGGGCCACCCAGAGAGTCCAGGAAGCTCAGTCCGTCAAGGACTCGCTAGCCTTCATTCAAGAAATGACCGGTCAGTCTCCACTGGGCGAGGTTACGCTCAACCTGGTCTCCATCGCAtga
- the LOC108927781 gene encoding uncharacterized protein LOC108927781 isoform X3, with the protein MPPGKENDNAEVKFPRILGTYEKNSGEGAADVSLLATSEKKVSCALHSEEFGLQHVKMLGTVIELVLSRRLNRVLTTFGVFLELSGCCVYFKHPFTVNFVFENFTIRVARTMDGLKSVLLFNVLLPGVACDGWSVWMPGSLEALADSCLLIPCSFDVPDDHADGLRMPAGGVWRKRSRWFEGSTDVFNSSREQNILSGRILGDLLAKNCTTILHGIPRNYSDSYFFRLETGFKLTFETNVNIDVKDSPKNTSATVSPSSSVEGGTWVTLLCSSNSNPPVENYTWFQVQGDEVTPRATGQNFTFNLTATNTGLYYCEAQNQYGTGTSSRVLLTLKGDWNTVLLWAGGGISTPVVLIGVLLCLIRSKKRGESSGSVKTEGQKGGDCHFYGNVDPKVDFKVRPGGAEQSKQGHDDDTYNNSMMMFSAKASCLTNQSGNACAESIYANSDSDGNIYINSISQ; encoded by the exons ATGCCTCCGGGGAAAGAGAACGATAATGCAGAAGTGAAGTTTCCTCGCATTTTGGGCACGTATGAGAAAAACTCTGGCGAGGGGGCGGCGGATGTCAGTCTTCTTGCTACCTCTGAGAAGAAGGTAAGCTGCGCACTGCACTCGGAAGAGTTCGGTCTCCAACACGTGAAAATGCTGGGAACGGTGATTGAACTCGTTCTTTCAAGGAGGTTAAATCGCGTTCTTACGACTTTCGGGGTATTTCTGGAACTTTCGGGATGCTGCGTCTATTTTAAGCATCCATTTACCGTaaattttgtctttgaaaatttcaCTATCAGGGTTGCGCGTACGATGGATGGCCTCAAGAGCGTCCTTCTCTTCAACGTCCTGCTCCCAG GTGTCGCGTGCGACGGCTGGTCGGTGTGGATGCCCGGCAGCCTGGAGGCCTTGGCGGATTCCTGTCTGCTCATCCCGTGCTCATTTGACGTGCCGGATGACCACGCTGACGGGCTGCGGATGCCGGCGGGCGGCGTGTGGAGGAAGCGCTCGCGGTGGTTCGAGGGCAGCACCGATGTGTTCAACTCGTCCCGCGAACAGAACATCCTGAGCGGCCGGATACTCGGAGACTTGCTCGCGAAAAATTGCACGACCATCCTGCACGGAATACCTCGAAACTACTCCGACAGTTATTTTTTCCGACTGGAAACTGGATTCAAACTGACTTTTGAAACAAACGTAAACATCGATGTCAAAG ATTCTCCGAAGAACACAAGCGCCACGGTGAGTCCATCTAGCTCAGTGGAAGGTGGCACTTGGGTCACCCTGCtctgcagcagcaacagcaacccCCCGGTTGAGAACTACACCTGGTTCCAGGTGCAGGGGGATGAAGTGACACCGCGGGCCACGGGTCAGAACTTCACCTTCAACCTGACCGCCACCAACACTGGCCTGTATTACTGCGAGGCCCAGAACCAGTATGGGACAGGAACATCCTCCAGAGTGCTGCTCACATTGAAAG GAGACTGGAACACTGTACTTCTTTGGGCGGGAGGAGGAATTTCAACGCCGGTGGTGCTCATAGGAGTGCTCCTTTGTCTCATCAG ATCGAAGAAACGGGGAGAATCTTCAGGCTCTGTCAAAACTGAG GGCCAAAAAGGAGGCGATTGCCATTTTTACGGAAACGTAGACCCGAAGGTTGATTTTAAGGTGCGTCCCGGCGGAGCCGAGCAGTCAAAACAAGGCCACGACGACGACACGTACAACAATTCGATGATGATGTTCTCGGCAAAAGCGAGCTGCCTGACCAATCAATCTGGAAATGCCTGTGCTGAAAGTATCTATGCCAATTCTGACAGCGATGGAAACATCTATATCAATTCTATCTCTCAGTAA
- the LOC108927781 gene encoding myelin-associated glycoprotein-like isoform X1 has protein sequence MPPGKENDNAEVKFPRILGTYEKNSGEGAADVSLLATSEKKVSCALHSEEFGLQHVKMLGTVIELVLSRRLNRVLTTFGVFLELSGCCVYFKHPFTVNFVFENFTIRVARTMDGLKSVLLFNVLLPGVACDGWSVWMPGSLEALADSCLLIPCSFDVPDDHADGLRMPAGGVWRKRSRWFEGSTDVFNSSREQNILSGRILGDLLAKNCTTILHGIPRNYSDSYFFRLETGFKLTFETNVNIDVKDLPQKPQLSAVGPINEGTERILTCRAPAPCPLLPPRLSWTPWLGDAVETLEENKDGTKSVLSVLNFTVSHLHHEQKVTCTANYSLQKLGASRGAEQSFPLTILYSPKNTSATVSPSSSVEGGTWVTLLCSSNSNPPVENYTWFQVQGDEVTPRATGQNFTFNLTATNTGLYYCEAQNQYGTGTSSRVLLTLKGDWNTVLLWAGGGISTPVVLIGVLLCLIRSKKRGESSGSVKTEGQKGGDCHFYGNVDPKVDFKVRPGGAEQSKQGHDDDTYNNSMMMFSAKASCLTNQSGNACAESIYANSDSDGNIYINSISQ, from the exons ATGCCTCCGGGGAAAGAGAACGATAATGCAGAAGTGAAGTTTCCTCGCATTTTGGGCACGTATGAGAAAAACTCTGGCGAGGGGGCGGCGGATGTCAGTCTTCTTGCTACCTCTGAGAAGAAGGTAAGCTGCGCACTGCACTCGGAAGAGTTCGGTCTCCAACACGTGAAAATGCTGGGAACGGTGATTGAACTCGTTCTTTCAAGGAGGTTAAATCGCGTTCTTACGACTTTCGGGGTATTTCTGGAACTTTCGGGATGCTGCGTCTATTTTAAGCATCCATTTACCGTaaattttgtctttgaaaatttcaCTATCAGGGTTGCGCGTACGATGGATGGCCTCAAGAGCGTCCTTCTCTTCAACGTCCTGCTCCCAG GTGTCGCGTGCGACGGCTGGTCGGTGTGGATGCCCGGCAGCCTGGAGGCCTTGGCGGATTCCTGTCTGCTCATCCCGTGCTCATTTGACGTGCCGGATGACCACGCTGACGGGCTGCGGATGCCGGCGGGCGGCGTGTGGAGGAAGCGCTCGCGGTGGTTCGAGGGCAGCACCGATGTGTTCAACTCGTCCCGCGAACAGAACATCCTGAGCGGCCGGATACTCGGAGACTTGCTCGCGAAAAATTGCACGACCATCCTGCACGGAATACCTCGAAACTACTCCGACAGTTATTTTTTCCGACTGGAAACTGGATTCAAACTGACTTTTGAAACAAACGTAAACATCGATGTCAAAG ACCTTCCACAGAAACCCCAGCTTTCTGCAGTGGGGCCAATAAACGAGGGGACCGAGCGGATCCTGACCTGCAGAGCTCCAGCTCCATGTCCCCTCCTGCCCCCTCGCTTAAGCTGGACCCCCTGGTTGGGGGATGCTGTGGAGACACTGGAGGAGAACAAAGATGGCACCAAGTCTGTGTTGTCAGTTCTCAACTTCACCGTCTCACATCTCCACCACGAGCAGAAGGTTACCTGCACAGCCAACTACAGCTTGCAGAAGTTAGGCGCCAGCAGAGGAGCTGAGCAGAGCTTCCCTCTCACTATCCTCT ATTCTCCGAAGAACACAAGCGCCACGGTGAGTCCATCTAGCTCAGTGGAAGGTGGCACTTGGGTCACCCTGCtctgcagcagcaacagcaacccCCCGGTTGAGAACTACACCTGGTTCCAGGTGCAGGGGGATGAAGTGACACCGCGGGCCACGGGTCAGAACTTCACCTTCAACCTGACCGCCACCAACACTGGCCTGTATTACTGCGAGGCCCAGAACCAGTATGGGACAGGAACATCCTCCAGAGTGCTGCTCACATTGAAAG GAGACTGGAACACTGTACTTCTTTGGGCGGGAGGAGGAATTTCAACGCCGGTGGTGCTCATAGGAGTGCTCCTTTGTCTCATCAG ATCGAAGAAACGGGGAGAATCTTCAGGCTCTGTCAAAACTGAG GGCCAAAAAGGAGGCGATTGCCATTTTTACGGAAACGTAGACCCGAAGGTTGATTTTAAGGTGCGTCCCGGCGGAGCCGAGCAGTCAAAACAAGGCCACGACGACGACACGTACAACAATTCGATGATGATGTTCTCGGCAAAAGCGAGCTGCCTGACCAATCAATCTGGAAATGCCTGTGCTGAAAGTATCTATGCCAATTCTGACAGCGATGGAAACATCTATATCAATTCTATCTCTCAGTAA
- the LOC108927781 gene encoding myelin-associated glycoprotein-like isoform X2 — protein sequence MRKTLARGRRMSVFLLPLRRRVARTMDGLKSVLLFNVLLPGVACDGWSVWMPGSLEALADSCLLIPCSFDVPDDHADGLRMPAGGVWRKRSRWFEGSTDVFNSSREQNILSGRILGDLLAKNCTTILHGIPRNYSDSYFFRLETGFKLTFETNVNIDVKDLPQKPQLSAVGPINEGTERILTCRAPAPCPLLPPRLSWTPWLGDAVETLEENKDGTKSVLSVLNFTVSHLHHEQKVTCTANYSLQKLGASRGAEQSFPLTILYSPKNTSATVSPSSSVEGGTWVTLLCSSNSNPPVENYTWFQVQGDEVTPRATGQNFTFNLTATNTGLYYCEAQNQYGTGTSSRVLLTLKGDWNTVLLWAGGGISTPVVLIGVLLCLIRSKKRGESSGSVKTEGQKGGDCHFYGNVDPKVDFKVRPGGAEQSKQGHDDDTYNNSMMMFSAKASCLTNQSGNACAESIYANSDSDGNIYINSISQ from the exons ATGAGAAAAACTCTGGCGAGGGGGCGGCGGATGTCAGTCTTCTTGCTACCTCTGAGAAGAAG GGTTGCGCGTACGATGGATGGCCTCAAGAGCGTCCTTCTCTTCAACGTCCTGCTCCCAG GTGTCGCGTGCGACGGCTGGTCGGTGTGGATGCCCGGCAGCCTGGAGGCCTTGGCGGATTCCTGTCTGCTCATCCCGTGCTCATTTGACGTGCCGGATGACCACGCTGACGGGCTGCGGATGCCGGCGGGCGGCGTGTGGAGGAAGCGCTCGCGGTGGTTCGAGGGCAGCACCGATGTGTTCAACTCGTCCCGCGAACAGAACATCCTGAGCGGCCGGATACTCGGAGACTTGCTCGCGAAAAATTGCACGACCATCCTGCACGGAATACCTCGAAACTACTCCGACAGTTATTTTTTCCGACTGGAAACTGGATTCAAACTGACTTTTGAAACAAACGTAAACATCGATGTCAAAG ACCTTCCACAGAAACCCCAGCTTTCTGCAGTGGGGCCAATAAACGAGGGGACCGAGCGGATCCTGACCTGCAGAGCTCCAGCTCCATGTCCCCTCCTGCCCCCTCGCTTAAGCTGGACCCCCTGGTTGGGGGATGCTGTGGAGACACTGGAGGAGAACAAAGATGGCACCAAGTCTGTGTTGTCAGTTCTCAACTTCACCGTCTCACATCTCCACCACGAGCAGAAGGTTACCTGCACAGCCAACTACAGCTTGCAGAAGTTAGGCGCCAGCAGAGGAGCTGAGCAGAGCTTCCCTCTCACTATCCTCT ATTCTCCGAAGAACACAAGCGCCACGGTGAGTCCATCTAGCTCAGTGGAAGGTGGCACTTGGGTCACCCTGCtctgcagcagcaacagcaacccCCCGGTTGAGAACTACACCTGGTTCCAGGTGCAGGGGGATGAAGTGACACCGCGGGCCACGGGTCAGAACTTCACCTTCAACCTGACCGCCACCAACACTGGCCTGTATTACTGCGAGGCCCAGAACCAGTATGGGACAGGAACATCCTCCAGAGTGCTGCTCACATTGAAAG GAGACTGGAACACTGTACTTCTTTGGGCGGGAGGAGGAATTTCAACGCCGGTGGTGCTCATAGGAGTGCTCCTTTGTCTCATCAG ATCGAAGAAACGGGGAGAATCTTCAGGCTCTGTCAAAACTGAG GGCCAAAAAGGAGGCGATTGCCATTTTTACGGAAACGTAGACCCGAAGGTTGATTTTAAGGTGCGTCCCGGCGGAGCCGAGCAGTCAAAACAAGGCCACGACGACGACACGTACAACAATTCGATGATGATGTTCTCGGCAAAAGCGAGCTGCCTGACCAATCAATCTGGAAATGCCTGTGCTGAAAGTATCTATGCCAATTCTGACAGCGATGGAAACATCTATATCAATTCTATCTCTCAGTAA